The following coding sequences are from one Vicinamibacterales bacterium window:
- a CDS encoding SpoIIE family protein phosphatase, producing MPTPVSHPLLSEPARPPWTRVLRWLRTTLAGRLLLVGLAAKVLEAAGAAVAGGRPAWVQALDAAGTLAIVLVAGYLAARGAAWMRRRLLWRVRRKLILSYVFVGLVPSLLIVTFFLTAGLLLVRSVASYLVQTRLAAQAEQARFLAQTTLLEVQRATSPAAVRETLERQQANASGRYPFLSIAIVPAREVACPGGPAPTAPSRVPPGALPVTVGWTHVAPPAELPRWITCEGTAGLVAFDAASDEARARGITDIRLVARAAAIPATRAPGWAVVLDLPISDAVERRLQQETGIQFGAITDTQEDATPPVTARGRALEARPVVDFGSGVVAQLLRRWVVVVEHRDWRTGARGSLTMMLAMNLVDMYQRIAFQSQLSTALNGLALAVLGVLGVLFLVIQGVALVLGLTLARQITGAVHDLFTGTEHLRNRDFTHVIPVRARDQLGELADSFNVMTGEITRLLSDVAQKERLEQEFATAREIQMKLLPHGPLAVPGLAVSAYCEPAREVGGDYYDVFPVADGVVGFLIADVSGKGVGAGLYMAQLKGLVLSLVRQHPSPRDLLVAVNRVLVDRLDGRSFITMSYLVVDLHRQVMTYARAGHCPLLLVPAARGGAAPPVKVLAPDGLVVGLTLDDGSLFESLLEEVTVPLSAGDLVVLYTDGMSEMMNPQHDCYGEARLGEQAGRHRDLPLDQLAGRLVADVRAFGAGAGQHDDMTMLLLRVEQRAAGAGEPADLAVEVAAADLDGA from the coding sequence ATGCCCACTCCCGTCTCCCATCCGCTCTTGTCCGAGCCAGCGCGTCCCCCGTGGACGCGCGTGCTGCGCTGGCTGCGCACGACGCTCGCCGGACGCCTGCTGCTCGTCGGCCTGGCCGCGAAGGTGCTCGAAGCCGCCGGCGCTGCCGTGGCCGGCGGCCGGCCGGCGTGGGTGCAGGCCCTGGACGCCGCCGGCACGCTGGCGATCGTGCTCGTCGCCGGCTATCTCGCCGCCCGCGGCGCCGCCTGGATGCGCCGTCGTCTGCTGTGGCGGGTGCGCCGGAAGCTGATCCTGTCCTACGTGTTCGTCGGCCTCGTGCCGAGCCTGCTCATCGTCACGTTCTTCCTGACGGCCGGTCTGCTGCTCGTGCGCAGCGTCGCGAGCTACCTCGTGCAGACGCGGCTGGCGGCCCAGGCCGAGCAGGCGCGCTTCCTGGCGCAGACCACGCTGCTCGAGGTGCAGCGGGCCACGTCGCCCGCGGCCGTCCGCGAGACGCTCGAGCGCCAGCAGGCCAACGCCTCCGGGCGGTATCCGTTCCTGTCGATCGCGATCGTGCCGGCGCGGGAGGTGGCGTGTCCGGGCGGACCGGCCCCGACGGCTCCGAGCCGGGTCCCCCCGGGGGCGCTCCCGGTGACCGTGGGCTGGACGCACGTGGCGCCGCCGGCGGAGCTGCCGCGGTGGATCACGTGCGAGGGCACGGCGGGACTGGTGGCCTTCGACGCGGCGTCGGACGAGGCGCGCGCCCGCGGCATCACCGACATCCGGCTCGTCGCCCGCGCGGCGGCCATCCCGGCCACGCGCGCGCCGGGCTGGGCGGTGGTGCTGGACCTGCCCATCTCCGACGCGGTCGAACGCCGGCTGCAGCAGGAGACGGGCATCCAGTTCGGGGCCATCACCGACACACAGGAGGACGCCACGCCGCCGGTCACGGCCCGCGGCCGCGCCCTCGAGGCGCGTCCCGTCGTCGACTTCGGGTCGGGTGTGGTCGCGCAGCTGCTCCGGCGCTGGGTCGTGGTCGTGGAGCACCGCGACTGGCGCACGGGGGCCAGGGGCTCGCTCACGATGATGCTCGCGATGAACCTGGTGGACATGTACCAGCGCATCGCGTTCCAGTCCCAGCTCAGCACCGCCCTGAACGGCCTCGCGCTGGCCGTGCTCGGGGTGCTGGGCGTGCTGTTCCTGGTGATCCAGGGCGTGGCGCTCGTGCTCGGCCTGACGCTGGCGCGGCAGATCACGGGCGCCGTCCACGACCTCTTCACGGGCACCGAGCACCTGCGCAACCGCGACTTCACGCACGTGATTCCGGTGCGGGCGCGCGACCAGCTCGGCGAGCTGGCCGACTCCTTCAACGTGATGACGGGCGAGATCACGCGGCTGCTCTCGGACGTCGCCCAGAAGGAGCGCCTCGAGCAGGAGTTCGCGACGGCCCGCGAGATCCAGATGAAGCTCCTGCCGCACGGCCCGCTCGCCGTGCCGGGACTGGCCGTCTCGGCCTACTGCGAACCCGCGCGCGAGGTGGGCGGCGACTACTACGACGTCTTCCCGGTGGCCGACGGCGTGGTGGGGTTCCTGATCGCCGACGTCTCGGGGAAGGGCGTGGGCGCCGGGCTCTACATGGCGCAGCTCAAGGGCCTGGTGCTGTCGCTCGTGCGCCAGCACCCGTCGCCGCGCGACCTGCTCGTGGCCGTGAACCGGGTGCTCGTCGACCGCCTGGACGGCCGCAGCTTCATCACCATGAGTTATCTCGTGGTGGACCTGCACCGCCAGGTGATGACCTACGCGCGGGCCGGCCACTGCCCGCTGCTCCTCGTGCCCGCGGCGCGCGGCGGTGCCGCGCCCCCCGTGAAGGTCCTGGCCCCGGACGGGCTCGTCGTGGGCCTGACGCTCGACGACGGGTCGCTCTTCGAGTCCCTGCTGGAGGAGGTCACGGTTCCTCTCAGCGCCGGCGATCTCGTCGTGCTCTACACCGACGGCATGAGCGAGATGATGAACCCGCAGCACGACTGCTACGGCGAGGCGCGGCTCGGCGAGCAGGCCGGCCGCCATCGCGATCTGCCGCTCGATCAGCTGGCGGGCCGCCTGGTGGCCGACGTCCGCGCCTTCGGCGCAGGCGCCGGGCAGCACGACGACATGACGATGCTGCTCCTGCGGGTGGAGCAGCGCGCGGCCGGCGCCGGTGAGCCGGCCGACCTGGCGGTCGAGGTCGCGGCCGCGGATCTGGACGGGGCCTGA
- the rnc gene encoding ribonuclease III: protein MSDVEIVFRTQSEIEASVVQALLESQGLDVVRLAGPPANVFAFAVTPLGEIRIGVPAEQAEAARRALVSHGDAGSAAITVPKAAQLGDVEGRLGYTFRDRGLLEHALTHKSRAAEDPSGGVVDNESLEFLGDAVLGFAIADILYREFPEYSEGPKSKAKASLVSTAALATISRRLGLGDDLLLGRGEDKTGGRTKPALLADVLEAVIAAIYLDGGIERARAFIERAWRPLLRDVRETGTLEGDPKSALQERLQAAGRSLPAYRIARESGPDHDKRFHVDVVIDGEVVSSGAGRTKKAAEQQAARLALAALSGVPGPD from the coding sequence ATGTCCGACGTGGAGATCGTCTTCCGGACGCAGTCGGAGATCGAAGCCTCCGTCGTCCAGGCGCTGCTCGAGAGCCAGGGCCTGGACGTGGTGCGGCTCGCCGGACCGCCGGCGAACGTGTTCGCGTTCGCGGTCACGCCGCTCGGCGAGATCCGGATCGGCGTGCCGGCCGAGCAGGCCGAGGCCGCGCGCCGCGCGCTCGTGAGTCACGGGGACGCCGGCAGCGCGGCCATCACCGTGCCGAAGGCGGCGCAGCTCGGCGACGTGGAGGGCCGGCTCGGCTACACCTTCCGCGATCGCGGACTCCTCGAACACGCCCTGACGCACAAGTCCCGCGCGGCGGAGGACCCGAGCGGCGGGGTCGTGGACAACGAGTCGCTGGAGTTCCTGGGCGACGCCGTGCTGGGCTTCGCGATCGCCGACATCCTCTACCGCGAGTTCCCCGAGTACTCGGAGGGGCCGAAGTCGAAGGCGAAGGCCTCCCTCGTCTCCACCGCGGCCCTGGCCACGATCAGCCGCCGCCTCGGGCTGGGCGACGACCTCCTGCTCGGCCGCGGCGAGGACAAGACCGGGGGCCGCACCAAGCCGGCGCTGCTCGCCGACGTGCTCGAGGCCGTCATCGCCGCCATCTATCTCGACGGCGGCATCGAGCGCGCGCGGGCGTTCATCGAGCGGGCGTGGCGGCCGCTGCTGCGCGACGTGCGCGAGACCGGCACGCTCGAGGGCGATCCGAAGTCCGCGCTGCAGGAGCGGCTCCAGGCCGCGGGCCGATCCCTTCCGGCCTACCGCATCGCGCGGGAGTCGGGGCCCGACCACGACAAGCGCTTCCACGTGGACGTCGTGATCGACGGCGAGGTGGTGTCGTCAGGGGCCGGGCGCACGAAGAAGGCGGCCGAGCAGCAGGCGGCCCGCCTGGCGCTGGCCGCGCTCTCCGGTGTCCCTGGTCCGGACTAG
- a CDS encoding adenylosuccinate synthase gives MNIVVLGAQWGDEGKGKIVDLLTPNFSVVARYQGGHNAGHTVYVDGRKFVLHLIPSGILHPGVSCLIGNGVVVDPAALFLEVDELRGLGIEVDGRLFVSDRAHVILPYHRELDVLSEARRGERKIGTTSRGIGPAYEDKIGRRGVRVSDLSDPDGLADLVRENVHARNQMIKDTHLDWRQVYEALVAQAERLRPWAVDGALYLHAAMKAGRRVMFEGAQGTMLDIDHGTYPFVTSSNASVGGVCTGLGVPPRAIGAVLGVAKAYATRVGEGPFVTELHDAMGERLRETGHEYGASTGRPRRCGWYDAVAIRYAARVNGIDALALTKLDVLDGLEEIQVAVAYRVNGQQVAEFPSSLPAGATIEPVYERWPGWSAPTKGAARFDALPEAARRYIARLEEVSGVPIALVSTGSDRHETIIRDDRPLAGWIGGAN, from the coding sequence ATGAACATCGTGGTGCTGGGCGCCCAGTGGGGCGACGAGGGCAAGGGCAAGATCGTCGATCTGTTGACGCCGAACTTCTCCGTCGTGGCGCGCTATCAGGGCGGCCACAACGCCGGGCACACGGTCTACGTGGACGGCCGGAAGTTCGTCCTCCATCTCATCCCGTCGGGCATCCTCCACCCTGGCGTCTCCTGCCTCATCGGCAACGGCGTCGTGGTGGATCCGGCCGCGCTCTTCCTCGAGGTCGACGAACTGCGCGGGCTCGGGATCGAGGTGGATGGGCGGTTGTTCGTCAGCGATCGGGCGCACGTCATCCTGCCGTATCACCGCGAGCTCGATGTGCTGAGCGAAGCCCGCCGCGGCGAGCGGAAGATCGGGACGACGTCGCGAGGCATCGGCCCGGCGTACGAGGACAAGATCGGGCGCCGCGGCGTCCGCGTGTCGGACCTGTCGGATCCCGATGGGCTGGCCGATCTGGTGCGCGAGAACGTGCACGCGCGTAACCAGATGATCAAGGACACCCACCTCGACTGGCGCCAGGTCTACGAAGCGCTGGTCGCGCAGGCCGAGCGGCTGCGGCCCTGGGCCGTGGACGGGGCGCTGTACCTGCACGCCGCGATGAAGGCGGGCCGGCGCGTGATGTTCGAGGGCGCGCAGGGGACGATGCTCGACATCGACCACGGCACGTATCCGTTCGTCACCTCGTCGAATGCCTCGGTCGGCGGCGTGTGCACGGGGCTCGGCGTACCGCCGCGCGCCATCGGCGCGGTGCTGGGCGTGGCCAAGGCCTACGCCACGCGCGTGGGCGAGGGGCCGTTCGTGACCGAGCTGCACGACGCGATGGGCGAGCGCCTGCGCGAGACCGGCCACGAGTACGGGGCCTCCACGGGCCGGCCGCGCCGTTGCGGCTGGTACGACGCCGTGGCCATCCGCTACGCGGCCCGCGTGAACGGCATCGACGCCCTGGCGCTGACCAAGCTCGACGTGCTCGACGGGCTGGAAGAGATCCAGGTCGCGGTGGCCTACCGCGTCAACGGCCAGCAGGTGGCCGAATTCCCCTCATCGCTGCCCGCCGGCGCCACCATCGAGCCCGTGTACGAACGGTGGCCCGGCTGGAGCGCGCCCACCAAGGGCGCGGCTCGCTTCGACGCCCTCCCCGAGGCCGCCCGGCGCTACATCGCCCGGCTCGAGGAGGTCAGCGGCGTGCCGATCGCGCTGGTCTCCACCGGCTCCGACCGCCACGAGACGATCATCCGCGACGACCGCCCGCTGGCTGGATGGATCGGGGGCGCGAACTAA
- a CDS encoding ABC transporter ATP-binding protein — translation MPDDVALACRRVVKRFGDVVAVDGLDLEVRRGECFGLLGPNGAGKTTTIEMLEGLQTPDAGEVVVLGQRWHEAGAALRARLGVQLQETQLSEKLSVLETLRLFRSFYTSGPSVGQLLALVGLEAKRDQWVGKLSGGQRQRLSIACAMAGRPEVLFLDEPTTGLDPQSRLQLWEVLGRFRDEGGTILLTTHYMDEAATLADRVGIVDRGRLIALGTPASLVQSIGAAHVVTVRLERGAPPPMPVLAALPGAVEAHVEGDVVTIGSGAIHETVPAVLAALAASGAVVGDLTTHSPTLEDVFVSLTGRHLRDD, via the coding sequence ATGCCCGACGACGTCGCGCTGGCCTGCCGCCGCGTGGTCAAGCGGTTCGGCGACGTCGTGGCCGTGGACGGGCTCGATCTGGAGGTGCGCCGCGGCGAGTGCTTCGGCCTGCTCGGGCCGAACGGCGCGGGCAAGACCACCACCATCGAGATGCTCGAGGGCCTGCAGACGCCCGATGCCGGCGAGGTGGTGGTGCTCGGCCAGCGCTGGCACGAGGCCGGTGCGGCGCTCAGGGCGCGGCTCGGCGTCCAGCTCCAGGAGACGCAGCTCTCCGAGAAGCTGTCGGTGCTCGAGACCCTGCGCCTGTTCCGGTCCTTCTACACATCCGGGCCCAGCGTCGGCCAGCTCCTGGCGCTGGTCGGCCTGGAGGCGAAGCGCGACCAGTGGGTGGGCAAGCTGTCGGGCGGCCAGCGGCAGCGCCTGTCGATAGCGTGCGCCATGGCCGGCCGTCCCGAGGTGCTGTTCCTGGACGAACCCACGACCGGCCTGGACCCGCAGTCGCGGCTGCAGCTGTGGGAGGTGCTCGGACGCTTCCGGGACGAGGGAGGGACGATCCTGCTCACGACCCACTACATGGACGAGGCTGCCACGCTCGCCGATCGGGTCGGCATCGTGGACCGCGGGCGCCTCATCGCCCTCGGTACGCCCGCCTCGCTCGTGCAGTCGATTGGCGCCGCGCACGTCGTGACGGTGCGGCTGGAGCGGGGCGCGCCGCCGCCCATGCCCGTCCTGGCCGCCCTGCCGGGCGCCGTCGAGGCGCACGTCGAGGGCGACGTGGTGACGATCGGCAGCGGCGCCATCCACGAGACGGTGCCGGCCGTCCTGGCGGCGCTGGCCGCCTCGGGCGCCGTCGTCGGCGACCTCACCACCCACAGCCCGACGCTCGAGGACGTGTTCGTGTCCCTCACAGGCAGGCATCTCCGTGACGACTGA
- a CDS encoding ABC transporter permease, whose amino-acid sequence MTTDPGAPSERLHPLRELTLVRMREFLREPEAVFWVFLFPVVMACALGVAFRARGEEPVIVGMSPAAPAARIAALEDGGGFLVREVARADVERALRDGVVQVYVTDDEPPVYRFDPGRAESRVARLAVDAALQAAAGRRDAFVPRQDTVRAVGSRYIDWLVPGLLGMNIMGTGMWSTSFAIVTARTRKLLKRLAATPMPRTYYLASLVISRLVYLAGEAGLLLVFAWLVFGVAVHGSLLALAAVSVAGALAFGGVALLTSSRARTIEGVSGLLNLVMVPMWVFSGVFFASSNFPDAMQPFIRVLPLTALNDALRAVMNDGAPLTAVWRELAVLGAWGGVSSAAALRLFRWT is encoded by the coding sequence GTGACGACTGACCCCGGCGCCCCGTCCGAACGGCTGCATCCGCTGCGCGAGCTCACGCTCGTCAGGATGCGGGAGTTCCTGCGCGAGCCCGAAGCCGTGTTCTGGGTGTTCCTGTTCCCGGTGGTGATGGCGTGCGCGCTCGGGGTGGCCTTCCGCGCGCGCGGCGAGGAGCCCGTGATCGTGGGCATGTCGCCCGCGGCGCCGGCGGCCCGGATCGCGGCGCTCGAGGACGGTGGCGGGTTCCTCGTCCGCGAGGTGGCCCGCGCCGACGTCGAACGCGCGCTGCGCGACGGCGTCGTCCAGGTGTACGTGACCGACGACGAGCCTCCCGTCTACCGCTTCGATCCCGGGCGCGCCGAGAGCCGCGTGGCCCGCCTGGCGGTGGACGCGGCGCTCCAGGCCGCGGCGGGCCGACGCGATGCCTTCGTCCCGCGCCAGGACACCGTGCGGGCGGTGGGCTCGCGCTACATCGACTGGCTCGTTCCGGGGCTGCTCGGCATGAACATCATGGGCACGGGCATGTGGAGCACGAGCTTCGCCATCGTCACGGCGCGCACGCGCAAGCTCCTCAAGCGCCTCGCCGCCACGCCGATGCCGCGCACCTACTACCTGGCGTCGCTCGTGATCAGCCGGCTGGTGTATCTGGCCGGCGAGGCCGGCCTGCTGCTGGTCTTCGCATGGCTGGTGTTCGGCGTGGCCGTCCACGGGAGCCTGCTGGCGCTCGCGGCCGTGTCCGTCGCCGGAGCGCTCGCGTTCGGCGGCGTGGCGCTCCTGACCTCCAGCCGTGCGAGGACGATCGAGGGCGTGTCGGGGCTGCTGAACCTGGTGATGGTGCCGATGTGGGTGTTCTCGGGCGTGTTCTTCGCCTCGTCGAACTTCCCGGACGCCATGCAGCCGTTCATCCGGGTCCTGCCGCTGACCGCGCTGAACGACGCGCTGCGCGCGGTGATGAACGACGGCGCGCCGCTGACGGCGGTCTGGCGGGAACTGGCGGTGCTGGGCGCGTGGGGCGGCGTGTCCTCCGCGGCGGCCCTCCGGCTGTTCCGGTGGACCTAG
- the ppk1 gene encoding polyphosphate kinase 1 gives MTRSSASLASASPAPPAIASRSRSKRKVVPLRPAVPVTPDWSALDPQDLGNSALYINRELSWLEFNWRVLAQASDMAHPLLERVKFLAISATNLDEFFMVRVATLLKKLRAGIDDTSIDGLTTEEELVAIRARAGEQMAEQTRCWQEQLRPQLAAEGIHFLDASDYTPPVEAWLTEYFETQVFPVLTPLAFDPGHPFPFISNLSMNLAVRVRHNGRTKFARVKVPGMLPRLVALPAGLATQPGTTFVFLEDVIRANIRALFPGTTVEGAHLFRVIRDTDMVIQEDEADDLLESVDRGLKQLRYGAPSLLQVEADMPRRVLDILIENFEVDHDVVERTSARMGLGDWSQIAAIHRPALKDAVFHPRTLWGPDDVDQVFEQIADQDVLVHHPFDSFTSVETFLRAAVSDPAVVAIKITLYRIGADSPLVDLLIQAADQGKQVAVLVELKARFDERNNIAWATRLESAGIHVVYGLVNIKVHCKLCLVVRKEAGGIRRYAHLATGNYNRFTSRVYTDIGLFTTDDAIVDDVSEVFNTLTGYSNRRSYRALLVSPVGLRLGMKALIEREIEHARAGRPARIVIKNNAVADLAMIKLLYRASQAGVQVELVVRGVCCLRPGIPGVSDTIRVRSIVGRLLEHSRLYWFQNGGEDELYCGSADLMERNLDRRVEVLFPIADPALRAHLRDVVLGTLLADTERAWHLTSSGRYERATTSESPVDAQRALIEGYAASLRDDVAS, from the coding sequence ATGACCCGTTCGTCCGCGTCCCTCGCGTCCGCCTCGCCCGCCCCGCCCGCCATCGCCAGCCGATCGCGCAGCAAGCGCAAGGTGGTCCCCCTGCGGCCGGCGGTGCCCGTCACGCCCGACTGGTCCGCCCTCGACCCGCAGGACCTGGGCAACTCGGCGCTCTACATCAACCGCGAGCTGAGCTGGCTGGAGTTCAACTGGCGCGTGCTCGCGCAGGCGAGCGACATGGCGCACCCGCTGCTCGAGCGGGTCAAGTTCCTGGCGATCTCGGCGACGAACCTCGACGAGTTCTTCATGGTGCGCGTGGCGACGCTGCTCAAGAAGCTGCGCGCCGGCATCGACGACACGTCGATCGACGGCCTGACCACGGAGGAGGAGCTCGTGGCGATCCGGGCGCGCGCCGGCGAGCAGATGGCCGAGCAGACGCGCTGCTGGCAGGAGCAGCTGCGGCCCCAGCTGGCGGCCGAGGGCATCCACTTCCTGGATGCGAGCGACTACACGCCGCCGGTGGAAGCGTGGCTCACCGAGTACTTCGAGACGCAGGTCTTCCCCGTCCTCACGCCCCTGGCCTTCGACCCGGGCCATCCGTTCCCGTTCATCTCGAACCTCAGCATGAACCTCGCCGTGCGCGTCCGCCACAACGGCCGCACGAAGTTCGCGCGCGTGAAGGTGCCGGGCATGCTGCCGCGCCTCGTCGCGCTGCCGGCGGGCCTGGCGACGCAGCCCGGGACCACCTTCGTGTTCCTCGAGGACGTGATCCGGGCCAACATCCGCGCGCTGTTCCCGGGCACGACCGTCGAGGGCGCGCACCTCTTCCGCGTCATCCGCGACACCGACATGGTGATCCAGGAGGACGAGGCCGACGACCTGCTCGAGAGCGTGGACCGCGGGCTGAAGCAGCTCCGCTACGGCGCGCCGTCGCTGCTCCAGGTGGAAGCGGACATGCCGCGCCGCGTGCTGGACATCCTCATCGAGAACTTCGAGGTGGACCACGACGTCGTGGAGCGCACGAGCGCGCGGATGGGGCTCGGCGACTGGAGCCAGATCGCGGCCATCCACCGGCCCGCGCTGAAGGACGCGGTCTTCCACCCGCGCACGCTCTGGGGCCCCGACGACGTCGACCAGGTGTTCGAGCAGATCGCCGACCAGGACGTGCTGGTGCACCACCCGTTCGACTCCTTCACGTCGGTGGAGACCTTCCTCCGCGCCGCGGTGTCCGATCCCGCGGTGGTCGCCATCAAGATCACGCTCTACCGGATCGGCGCCGACTCGCCGCTCGTCGACCTCCTGATCCAGGCCGCCGACCAGGGGAAGCAGGTGGCCGTGCTCGTGGAGCTCAAGGCCCGCTTCGACGAGCGCAACAACATCGCGTGGGCGACGCGGCTCGAATCGGCGGGCATCCACGTCGTCTACGGCCTGGTGAACATCAAGGTCCACTGCAAGCTGTGCCTCGTCGTCCGCAAGGAGGCCGGCGGCATCCGGCGCTACGCCCACCTGGCCACCGGGAACTACAACCGCTTCACGTCACGCGTCTACACGGACATCGGCCTCTTCACCACCGACGACGCCATCGTGGACGACGTGAGCGAGGTGTTCAACACCCTCACCGGCTACTCGAACCGCCGGAGCTACCGCGCGCTGCTGGTCTCGCCGGTGGGCCTTCGCCTCGGCATGAAGGCCCTCATCGAGCGCGAGATCGAGCATGCGCGGGCGGGCCGGCCCGCCCGCATCGTCATCAAGAACAACGCCGTGGCCGACCTGGCCATGATCAAGCTGCTGTATCGCGCCTCGCAGGCCGGCGTCCAAGTGGAGCTCGTCGTGCGCGGCGTCTGCTGCCTGCGCCCGGGCATCCCCGGCGTGAGCGACACCATCCGCGTGCGGTCGATCGTCGGACGCCTGCTGGAGCATTCCCGCCTCTACTGGTTCCAGAACGGCGGCGAGGACGAGCTCTACTGCGGCAGCGCGGACCTGATGGAGCGCAACCTCGATCGCCGGGTCGAGGTCCTGTTCCCGATCGCGGACCCGGCGCTGCGGGCGCACCTGCGCGACGTCGTCCTGGGCACGCTGCTGGCCGACACGGAACGGGCGTGGCACCTCACCTCGTCGGGACGCTACGAACGGGCCACCACGTCGGAGTCGCCCGTGGACGCGCAGCGCGCGCTCATCGAGGGCTACGCCGCCAGCCTCCGCGACGACGTGGCCTCCTAG
- a CDS encoding sulfite exporter TauE/SafE family protein translates to MPATDLWPLLGLFAVGLVAGGLNVVAGGGSFLTLPLLIFLGLPAAEANATNRVGLLAQNLAGVWAFHRSRAVNWRWGLAVAVPTVVGAVIGARWALQFSDVAFRRVLSIVMLLMTPWTLSRTQPPAGRADLWSPWHPAMVAAFFAIGVYGGLIQVGNGFAILAATSLAGMDLIQGNAIKVLAVLALAAVSLAVFASGGAVHWGEGAALGLGNVIGALGGVRLALTRGHAWIQRVVTVVVVVFALLLWLET, encoded by the coding sequence GTGCCGGCTACGGACCTCTGGCCGCTCCTCGGCCTCTTCGCGGTCGGCCTGGTGGCGGGCGGCCTCAACGTCGTCGCGGGCGGCGGCTCGTTCCTGACCCTGCCGCTCCTCATCTTCCTGGGCCTGCCCGCGGCGGAGGCCAACGCCACCAACCGGGTGGGCCTCCTGGCCCAGAATCTCGCCGGCGTGTGGGCCTTCCATCGATCGCGCGCCGTGAACTGGCGCTGGGGCCTCGCCGTGGCCGTGCCGACGGTGGTCGGGGCGGTCATCGGCGCGCGCTGGGCGCTGCAGTTCAGCGACGTCGCCTTCCGCCGCGTCCTGTCGATCGTGATGCTCCTCATGACGCCGTGGACGCTCTCCCGCACGCAGCCGCCGGCCGGGCGCGCCGACCTGTGGTCCCCGTGGCACCCGGCGATGGTGGCGGCCTTCTTCGCCATCGGCGTCTACGGCGGCCTCATCCAGGTCGGGAACGGCTTCGCGATCCTGGCGGCGACGAGCCTCGCCGGCATGGATCTCATCCAGGGCAACGCCATCAAGGTGCTGGCCGTGCTGGCGCTGGCGGCGGTGTCGCTCGCCGTCTTCGCGTCGGGTGGCGCCGTCCACTGGGGAGAAGGCGCGGCCCTTGGCCTCGGCAACGTGATTGGCGCCCTGGGCGGCGTGCGGCTGGCCCTGACGCGCGGACACGCCTGGATCCAGCGGGTCGTGACCGTGGTCGTCGTGGTCTTCGCCCTGCTCCTCTGGCTCGAGACGTAG
- a CDS encoding histidinol-phosphate transaminase yields MSLSRRRLLTGLRETQTDFGWISARGREAHRAGHVEAQMGTAAAKLIRISSNENPLGPGQHVVDAIAGAYPQAARYPGNATQRDDTLIGALAKKYGARDANVVLGAGSGEILTSAVRAFTSASRPLVTAWPSFEAPRETAKQIGTPVREVGFDAGLKIDLDALVAASKGAGLVFFCNPNNPTATVHGKTAVAETVKAIHAASPDTVILIDEAYHDYVTDPTYETAIPMALSTPNLFVARTFSKAHGMAGLRAGYAIGDPAAIKTLDAHRLKNGVGTLTLAGAVASLANVPHISAERARNTEVRAYTVKAFEEMGISGTDSQTNFLFMDIKRPAKGFRDACRAAGVLVGRDFPPFEQKYCRISIGTMDEMHRAVAVFKQVLGGAATTSRQQAGR; encoded by the coding sequence ATGTCGCTGTCACGTCGGCGGCTCTTGACCGGACTGCGAGAGACCCAGACCGACTTCGGCTGGATCTCGGCCCGTGGCCGCGAGGCCCACAGGGCCGGCCACGTGGAGGCCCAGATGGGCACCGCAGCGGCAAAGCTCATCCGCATCTCGAGCAACGAGAACCCGCTCGGTCCCGGCCAGCACGTCGTCGACGCCATCGCCGGCGCGTATCCCCAGGCCGCGCGCTATCCGGGCAACGCCACCCAACGCGACGACACCCTCATCGGCGCCCTGGCGAAGAAGTACGGCGCCCGCGACGCGAACGTCGTCCTCGGGGCCGGCTCGGGCGAGATCCTGACCAGCGCCGTGCGCGCCTTCACGTCGGCGAGCCGGCCGCTCGTCACGGCGTGGCCCTCGTTCGAGGCGCCGCGCGAGACGGCGAAGCAGATCGGCACGCCCGTCCGGGAGGTGGGCTTCGACGCCGGCCTCAAGATCGACCTGGACGCGCTCGTGGCGGCCTCGAAGGGCGCCGGCCTCGTGTTCTTCTGCAACCCGAACAACCCGACGGCCACCGTCCACGGCAAGACCGCCGTGGCCGAGACGGTGAAGGCCATTCACGCGGCGTCGCCCGACACCGTGATCCTCATCGACGAGGCGTATCACGACTACGTCACCGACCCCACCTACGAGACCGCCATCCCGATGGCCCTCTCGACGCCCAACCTCTTCGTCGCCCGCACCTTCTCGAAGGCGCACGGCATGGCCGGCCTGCGCGCGGGGTACGCCATCGGCGATCCCGCCGCCATCAAGACACTCGACGCGCACCGGCTGAAGAACGGCGTGGGCACGCTCACGCTGGCCGGGGCCGTGGCCTCGCTGGCCAACGTGCCCCACATCTCGGCCGAGCGGGCCCGCAACACCGAGGTGCGCGCCTACACGGTGAAGGCGTTCGAGGAGATGGGCATCTCCGGCACCGACTCGCAGACGAACTTCCTCTTCATGGACATCAAGCGGCCGGCGAAGGGCTTCCGCGACGCGTGCCGCGCGGCCGGGGTCCTGGTGGGCCGCGACTTCCCGCCGTTCGAGCAGAAGTACTGCCGGATCTCGATCGGGACGATGGACGAGATGCACCGCGCCGTGGCGGTCTTCAAGCAGGTGCTGGGCGGGGCGGCCACCACGTCCCGGCAGCAGGCGGGGCGCTAA